From a region of the Roseivirga sp. 4D4 genome:
- a CDS encoding glycoside hydrolase family 13 protein, protein MKNSSKILIILMLLSQVAFGQKLPELKVEPPFWYANMPTEKLQISLYGEDISSWRASVDVPGITLVNQVTGDSPNYLFLNLELGPDVTAGKFDLTLKKKKKERPVQFELKERPSPDGRNQGFTSEDVIYLLMPDRFANGNPDNDTIEGMLEPARRDDPSGRHGGDIQGVLEQLDYIKELGMTAVWLTPVFENDQTPEYKAYHGYAATDMYKIDRRFGSNEEFVAFVDACHAKGLKVIMDMIHNHIGDQHWWMKDLPFKNWVHDQSVYGNTSYRSPVASDPYASKHDKDRLIKGWFVDEMPDLDQRNETLADYMIQNTLWWIEYSGIDGIRMDTYVYPYKEYMARWAKEVIEAYPDFNIVGESWVETVAHESYWQEDREGENDGYNSFLPSVTDFQIHFAVRDGFNSNFGWESGLMKLYYALSQDRLYSDPMKNVIFLDNHDIGRIYSTLGEKPEHLKMAYTFLLTTRGIPQVYYGTELAFKQGNQGGDAGKRAEMPGGWEGDERSVFTASGRTSEENDMFNYVKKITNWRKNSEAIHHGKLLHFVPENNSYVFFRYTDNERVMVIMNMNDTPITISRQKHIEMLRGYSEGHNAITDEKVDISKDFTVAGKTTTVLTLK, encoded by the coding sequence GGTAGAGCCACCTTTTTGGTATGCCAACATGCCTACCGAAAAGCTGCAAATCTCCCTTTATGGTGAAGATATTTCTTCATGGCGTGCAAGTGTAGATGTACCGGGTATCACCTTAGTCAATCAAGTAACGGGCGATAGTCCCAACTACCTCTTCCTAAACCTTGAATTAGGGCCGGATGTAACCGCTGGTAAATTTGATCTGACCCTTAAAAAGAAGAAGAAGGAACGGCCTGTTCAGTTTGAGTTAAAAGAAAGACCATCACCTGATGGCCGAAACCAGGGCTTTACCAGTGAGGATGTGATTTACTTGCTCATGCCTGATCGCTTTGCGAATGGCAACCCTGATAATGACACCATCGAAGGCATGCTGGAACCCGCCAGAAGAGATGACCCAAGCGGTCGTCACGGTGGAGATATTCAGGGAGTCTTAGAACAGTTAGACTACATTAAGGAACTTGGAATGACTGCCGTATGGTTGACCCCTGTTTTTGAAAATGATCAGACACCTGAATACAAAGCTTATCATGGTTATGCAGCTACTGATATGTATAAAATTGATAGGCGATTTGGTAGTAATGAAGAATTTGTAGCATTTGTTGATGCTTGCCATGCTAAAGGACTGAAAGTCATCATGGATATGATTCACAATCATATCGGTGATCAGCACTGGTGGATGAAGGATTTGCCGTTTAAAAACTGGGTACATGACCAAAGTGTGTATGGCAACACAAGTTACCGCAGTCCCGTAGCATCCGATCCCTATGCCTCAAAACATGACAAAGACCGACTGATCAAAGGCTGGTTCGTAGATGAAATGCCGGACCTTGACCAAAGGAATGAAACATTGGCCGATTACATGATCCAGAATACATTGTGGTGGATCGAATATAGCGGCATTGACGGTATTAGAATGGATACTTATGTCTATCCTTATAAGGAATATATGGCCCGTTGGGCGAAAGAAGTGATCGAGGCCTACCCCGATTTCAATATTGTAGGTGAGTCTTGGGTCGAGACGGTAGCCCATGAATCATACTGGCAAGAAGATAGAGAAGGTGAAAATGATGGATACAACTCCTTTCTTCCAAGCGTAACTGACTTTCAGATCCATTTTGCCGTAAGAGATGGTTTCAACTCCAATTTTGGCTGGGAAAGTGGTCTCATGAAACTCTACTACGCGCTTTCACAGGATAGACTCTACTCTGACCCTATGAAGAACGTGATCTTCTTAGATAATCATGACATTGGAAGAATCTATTCCACGCTTGGGGAGAAACCTGAGCATTTAAAGATGGCATACACCTTTCTTTTGACCACAAGAGGTATACCTCAGGTCTATTACGGTACTGAATTGGCTTTTAAACAAGGTAATCAAGGCGGAGATGCAGGTAAAAGAGCAGAAATGCCAGGCGGTTGGGAAGGTGATGAAAGGTCTGTTTTTACTGCATCAGGAAGAACATCAGAGGAAAACGACATGTTCAACTATGTCAAGAAAATCACGAATTGGAGAAAGAACAGCGAAGCGATCCACCATGGAAAGCTGTTACATTTTGTGCCAGAGAACAACAGCTATGTTTTTTTCAGGTACACCGATAATGAGCGAGTAATGGTGATCATGAATATGAATGATACTCCCATTACCATATCTCGTCAAAAGCACATTGAGATGTTGAGAGGTTATTCGGAAGGACATAATGCGATAACTGACGAAAAAGTCGATATTAGCAAGGACTTCACAGTGGCTGGCAAGACTACCACTGTATTAACCTTAAAGTAA
- a CDS encoding RNA polymerase sigma factor: MDTSGLKNSCDNSFYESLFRTLAPTIRNFLIYKYKDAERAADMVQEAFLTLWKNCEKVMPDMAKAYLYRVAQNQMLKLVDKDKVKQKHIQFISKTTHKEDPQFQMEFSEFDLQIQEAINQLSEGQREVFLLNRIEKKTYNEIAEMLDVSVKAVEKRMHKALVKIRQVHKNI; encoded by the coding sequence TTGGACACTTCAGGTTTAAAGAATAGCTGTGATAATTCATTTTATGAATCGCTGTTTCGAACCTTAGCTCCTACCATTCGCAATTTTCTAATTTACAAATACAAAGATGCTGAAAGAGCTGCTGATATGGTTCAGGAAGCTTTCTTAACGCTTTGGAAAAACTGCGAAAAGGTTATGCCAGACATGGCCAAGGCATATCTCTATCGAGTAGCACAAAATCAAATGCTAAAGCTTGTAGACAAAGATAAGGTCAAGCAAAAGCATATTCAATTTATTTCTAAAACCACACACAAAGAAGATCCTCAATTTCAAATGGAGTTTTCTGAGTTTGACCTTCAAATTCAGGAAGCCATTAACCAATTGTCTGAGGGGCAGCGAGAGGTCTTCTTATTAAACCGTATAGAAAAGAAAACATATAATGAAATAGCAGAGATGCTAGATGTTAGCGTAAAAGCCGTGGAGAAGCGTATGCACAAGGCTTTAGTAAAAATTAGACAGGTTCATAAAAATATTTAA
- a CDS encoding FecR family protein: MADKINDSEDFLARWLSGDLTPQEKEEFENSADGAEFKEIIGSVDKIALPEYDVESELAKLKARRSTSAPTETKVVQFGSLFKYAAAAVVVIGISLVYFLTRPNYTVYETLAGQIENITLPDQSVVTLNSNSRLRFDPDKFDENRRLLLDGEAFFEVTKGINFEVETDQGTVRVLGTSFNIWNRNELLDVVCYTGKVNVSKREFSKDLTPGDGVRIDQGSFKRAWKKEVGESKPSWIMSGVTELENVTLKEALDELRNVFGIDIKSTSVLDETPYTGNFPNDDVNAAIKLVLRADNIEYQYDSTNKRLVLLGIKGQ, encoded by the coding sequence ATGGCCGATAAAATAAACGATAGCGAAGACTTTCTAGCCAGATGGCTGAGCGGTGACCTTACACCTCAGGAGAAAGAAGAATTTGAGAATTCTGCTGATGGAGCTGAGTTTAAAGAGATCATTGGCTCCGTAGACAAAATAGCCCTGCCAGAATACGATGTTGAAAGCGAACTGGCCAAGCTTAAGGCAAGAAGAAGCACCTCTGCTCCTACGGAAACTAAAGTAGTTCAGTTCGGTAGCCTATTCAAATATGCTGCTGCCGCAGTGGTGGTCATCGGCATATCTTTAGTTTATTTCTTAACAAGACCTAATTATACGGTTTACGAGACCCTTGCAGGACAAATTGAAAACATTACACTGCCAGATCAATCGGTGGTTACGCTTAACAGTAATTCTCGTTTGCGATTCGATCCTGACAAGTTTGACGAGAATAGACGATTGCTCCTAGATGGTGAAGCTTTCTTTGAAGTAACGAAAGGGATCAATTTTGAAGTAGAGACAGATCAGGGTACAGTGAGGGTATTGGGGACATCATTCAATATCTGGAACAGAAATGAACTGTTGGATGTGGTTTGCTACACCGGCAAGGTCAACGTAAGTAAAAGAGAATTTTCTAAAGACCTAACCCCTGGAGATGGTGTTAGAATTGATCAAGGATCTTTTAAAAGGGCTTGGAAGAAAGAAGTCGGAGAAAGCAAACCAAGCTGGATCATGAGTGGGGTAACCGAGCTAGAAAACGTAACTTTAAAGGAAGCACTTGATGAACTGAGGAATGTATTTGGGATAGACATTAAATCAACATCAGTGCTGGATGAAACCCCATATACTGGTAATTTCCCGAATGACGATGTCAATGCGGCTATCAAACTCGTTCTAAGAGCAGACAATATTGAATATCAATACGACTCAACAAATAAGCGATTGGTACTCTTGGGTATCAAAGGTCAGTAG
- a CDS encoding carboxypeptidase-like regulatory domain-containing protein, translating into MFSLNTQAQDNKPYSANNRSLKQVLNDLEKQFTIYFSYNPDEIKNERITLSQGYNDLSELLGQIIDQTSLELEKIKDQFYVVKRPASKFLDIKISDDETGNPLPYATLRLQGTALGQVAGLDGTIKLVLQNPKSAILEISYLGFQDFTIDVTEIDSKQQFEVKLKPTPIELTDFEIKEYINVGIGSDPKANSFRILPQQMEILPGLSERDVLLSAQIISGLTSNDESASGINVRGSAPDNTLLYWNDIPVYHTAHYFGNVSSFIPSAIGSLDVYKNYVPVRYGGATAGLISISSRNQINGETKAEASVNMTHADVYAKLPFKQDMGSLMIALRRSYNDAIPTWTYNSYSTKLFGSETRDAQGLYQVTEDENDFDNNLSFYDVNLKWDYQPNSRSLLTASIVNSSSDFNYREQDEIEEINIEQRHKIQSFGFNLGYGHRINDNNSLKASLSYSNYDMEYAFTNLRDDLLEEDNDEIARSNSIRNIELRLANSWRVNNNNMLEYGYQLNQFTVDNVISETEFFEEDAVTDIGSEGLVNSLFFDFNHRPNDKLEAVLSGRLTHVGTLGEAYFSPQAKFNYNLKSNLIFKSSVGIYHQYLSTIQESEFTLSNAVERHWLLSDLNDDEDEITTVPIIINRQATLGLVYNNSSWLVDLDLYVKDIDGILAVNQGFGFENDQAFEPGFELIQGFDLTIRKRWKYFRSWLSYNFQDSQVELNSIFDNPFPSTFNIRHQLRLSTTYNWKNWEFSLGYIFKTGLPTTATPTLTVSTESDDDDDDDDDPDPSDDDLIYDLEFATPNALRLPNYHRLDLSVWHKFGNDNTKFRGEVGLSIINLLNRRNTFNTAYSVDFDRDDQISVLERTKFFLGFTPNLSFRVWF; encoded by the coding sequence ATGTTCTCGCTTAACACCCAGGCGCAAGACAACAAGCCTTACAGTGCTAATAACCGATCTTTGAAGCAGGTACTCAACGATCTGGAAAAGCAGTTTACCATCTATTTTTCCTATAATCCTGATGAAATAAAGAATGAACGGATCACGCTTTCCCAAGGGTATAATGACTTATCGGAACTTCTCGGGCAAATTATTGATCAGACCAGCCTCGAATTAGAAAAAATCAAGGATCAGTTCTATGTTGTTAAAAGACCAGCTTCTAAATTCTTGGACATAAAAATCTCAGATGATGAAACAGGTAATCCACTACCCTATGCTACGCTACGGCTCCAGGGCACAGCTTTAGGACAAGTTGCTGGATTGGATGGTACGATAAAACTGGTCCTTCAGAATCCAAAATCGGCCATTTTAGAAATTTCCTACCTGGGCTTTCAGGACTTTACTATTGATGTCACTGAAATTGATAGCAAGCAACAGTTTGAGGTAAAGTTGAAGCCTACCCCCATTGAGTTGACAGACTTCGAAATCAAGGAATATATTAATGTGGGAATTGGCTCTGACCCGAAAGCTAATAGCTTTAGGATACTTCCTCAGCAAATGGAGATCTTGCCGGGCCTCTCAGAGCGTGATGTCTTGCTTTCAGCTCAAATTATATCAGGGCTTACCTCAAATGATGAATCAGCCTCAGGTATTAACGTCCGTGGTAGCGCTCCTGATAATACGCTGTTATACTGGAACGATATCCCGGTTTATCACACGGCTCATTACTTCGGCAACGTGTCTAGTTTTATTCCCTCGGCAATAGGCTCCTTAGATGTTTACAAGAACTATGTACCAGTGAGGTATGGTGGAGCCACAGCCGGTTTAATCTCCATTTCATCCAGAAACCAGATCAATGGAGAAACCAAGGCAGAAGCTAGCGTCAATATGACCCACGCTGACGTTTATGCCAAGCTTCCATTCAAACAAGATATGGGCTCTCTAATGATCGCATTACGCAGGTCTTACAATGATGCCATCCCTACTTGGACTTATAATTCCTATTCAACAAAGCTTTTTGGAAGTGAAACTCGAGATGCTCAAGGTTTGTATCAGGTTACAGAAGATGAAAACGACTTCGATAACAACTTGAGCTTCTATGATGTCAACCTGAAATGGGATTACCAGCCGAACAGCAGATCACTGCTTACGGCTAGTATTGTCAATAGTTCCAGTGACTTCAACTATCGCGAACAAGACGAAATTGAGGAAATCAATATAGAGCAAAGACATAAAATCCAAAGTTTTGGTTTCAACCTAGGGTACGGCCATAGAATTAACGATAACAACTCTCTAAAGGCAAGTCTAAGCTATTCTAACTATGACATGGAGTATGCCTTTACCAATTTGAGAGATGATTTACTTGAAGAGGACAATGACGAAATTGCAAGAAGCAATTCCATTAGAAACATTGAATTACGATTAGCCAATAGCTGGAGAGTCAATAACAATAATATGTTGGAGTACGGCTACCAGTTGAATCAATTCACAGTCGACAATGTAATCTCAGAAACAGAGTTCTTCGAGGAAGATGCCGTTACTGACATTGGATCAGAAGGTTTGGTTAATAGCCTCTTCTTTGACTTTAACCATCGGCCGAATGACAAATTAGAAGCTGTTCTTAGTGGAAGACTGACTCATGTTGGAACATTAGGAGAGGCTTATTTCAGCCCTCAGGCCAAATTCAACTATAACTTAAAGTCTAACTTGATATTTAAATCTTCGGTTGGCATCTATCATCAATATTTGAGCACTATACAGGAGTCTGAGTTTACGCTGTCTAATGCAGTCGAACGACACTGGCTACTCTCAGACTTAAATGACGATGAAGATGAAATAACCACCGTACCAATTATTATTAACAGACAAGCGACTCTAGGCTTAGTGTATAATAACAGCTCTTGGTTGGTGGACCTTGATTTATACGTGAAGGACATTGACGGGATCTTGGCAGTAAATCAAGGTTTTGGATTCGAAAATGATCAGGCATTTGAACCTGGTTTTGAATTAATTCAAGGGTTTGACCTGACGATTAGAAAACGATGGAAATACTTCAGGTCCTGGTTGAGTTATAACTTTCAAGACTCGCAGGTAGAATTAAATTCTATTTTTGACAACCCTTTTCCTTCAACATTCAATATTAGACACCAGCTGCGCTTGTCTACCACCTACAACTGGAAGAACTGGGAGTTTTCTTTAGGTTATATATTCAAAACAGGTCTACCTACCACGGCAACTCCCACCCTTACGGTTAGTACTGAATCTGACGATGACGATGATGATGACGATGATCCAGACCCTTCTGATGACGATTTGATCTATGACCTTGAATTTGCGACTCCAAATGCGCTCAGGCTCCCTAATTATCACCGCCTGGACCTATCCGTTTGGCACAAGTTCGGCAATGATAACACCAAATTTCGTGGCGAAGTAGGACTCAGTATTATCAATTTACTGAACCGTAGGAACACCTTCAACACAGCTTATTCAGTAGACTTCGATCGGGATGATCAGATTAGCGTACTTGAAAGAACTAAGTTCTTTTTAGGCTTCACTCCTAACCTTAGCTTTCGCGTCTGGTTCTAG
- a CDS encoding PepSY-like domain-containing protein, with protein MKMIKNVKTYLGMTALALLTIMTSCDNQNTDTVPIEEQGTAASKSRLRFVNSKDYDTSGMDSWQEVTDVPGAIQQYVTDNHANETIEEAWITNTGEYIILLSDDTVLVFNASEQFIISFNLEAYADEFEDDFEEVDSAALPQAILDYLVANHAGVEIDIAGINAEDGEYVVLLESGVVLIFDMDGNLLDEFTEDDYDDDYDEYEEVDTTSLSQAIKDYLATNYTGIAIDFAAFDTEEEEYLIFLENGVIVIFDKDGNFIEEEQDDEDYEDDCEEVDIADLPTTITDYISANYSGIEIEEAWYDAEEKIYYIELANEVVLVFNEDGSFVEEYTEDDDDDEDDDDDDDD; from the coding sequence ATGAAAATGATTAAAAATGTAAAGACCTATTTGGGCATGACAGCCCTGGCACTCTTAACGATTATGACATCTTGTGATAATCAGAACACCGATACTGTACCCATAGAAGAACAGGGCACGGCAGCGAGTAAATCACGACTTCGATTTGTTAATTCAAAAGACTATGATACTTCCGGAATGGACAGTTGGCAAGAGGTCACTGACGTACCAGGTGCGATACAGCAGTATGTAACCGACAATCACGCTAATGAGACTATTGAAGAGGCATGGATTACCAATACAGGTGAGTACATCATTCTTTTGAGTGATGATACTGTATTAGTTTTCAATGCTTCGGAGCAATTTATAATCTCGTTCAACTTAGAGGCCTATGCCGATGAATTTGAGGATGACTTTGAAGAGGTGGATTCTGCGGCATTACCGCAAGCGATTCTGGACTATCTAGTGGCAAACCATGCAGGTGTTGAAATAGATATAGCTGGAATAAATGCCGAAGATGGTGAATATGTGGTATTACTTGAATCAGGTGTTGTGTTGATCTTTGATATGGACGGTAATCTTCTTGATGAATTCACGGAAGACGACTATGATGACGATTACGATGAATATGAAGAAGTAGACACAACTTCGCTTTCTCAAGCTATTAAGGACTATTTAGCTACAAATTATACTGGTATTGCCATAGATTTTGCAGCCTTTGATACAGAAGAAGAAGAGTATCTGATCTTCCTGGAGAATGGGGTAATTGTGATTTTTGATAAGGATGGTAATTTCATCGAAGAAGAACAAGATGATGAAGACTATGAAGACGATTGTGAAGAAGTTGATATTGCCGATCTTCCAACAACCATCACCGACTATATTTCTGCTAACTACTCAGGTATTGAGATAGAAGAAGCATGGTATGATGCTGAAGAAAAGATATACTATATCGAATTGGCAAATGAAGTTGTGTTAGTCTTCAATGAGGATGGTTCTTTTGTAGAGGAATATACGGAAGATGATGATGATGATGAGGATGACGATGATGATGACGATGATTAG
- a CDS encoding Rieske (2Fe-2S) protein: MNRKDFLKKLGGGAAFALTATCLGGCAVENINPDQPGNNAAIDFTLDLNAAGNSNLSNNGGYVIVNNQVVVARTTGGEYVAATRTCSHDPRKEVILRNGEWYCTAHGARFRLDGAGLNGNGRNGLTIYNTQLDGNMLRVFA, encoded by the coding sequence ATGAATCGGAAAGACTTTTTAAAGAAACTGGGTGGGGGAGCTGCATTCGCACTCACGGCCACCTGCTTGGGAGGTTGCGCTGTTGAGAATATCAACCCAGACCAGCCTGGTAACAATGCTGCAATTGATTTTACACTAGACCTCAATGCAGCAGGCAATTCAAATTTATCGAATAACGGTGGATATGTCATTGTGAACAATCAGGTGGTGGTTGCAAGAACCACTGGAGGTGAATATGTGGCAGCTACAAGAACTTGTTCTCACGACCCCAGAAAAGAGGTCATTCTGAGAAATGGTGAGTGGTACTGCACTGCACACGGTGCGCGCTTCAGACTAGATGGCGCGGGATTAAATGGCAATGGTCGTAATGGACTAACCATTTATAATACTCAGTTAGATGGAAATATGCTTAGAGTTTTCGCTTAA
- a CDS encoding DUF3570 domain-containing protein — translation MRLQLRGVFFLALLSLVTAKVAAQREKSETDTTGFEIKKLAESDISLLFSYYTQDGNNSPVTGGLGTEQLTDLTSKVIVNLVLDEKNTVSFDGGFDMYSSASTDNIDDFVSSASSKDTRVHANFGYSRKAKNDLTWGLKLGGSTEYDYNSFQFSGYVSKTSRDGNRTFGLAGQAFIDRWEIIYPRELRDRQWVTTDQRRSYSVSASFSTVINRRVQASISADVVAQSGLLSTPFHRVYFTNQTEARVERLPFNRLKIPVGLRLNYYVNDLLLLRSYYRFYWDDWGITGHTIALEASVKLNRFFSVYPFYRYHTQSEANYFAPFGEHTGEFQYYTSDYDLSNLSSHQYGIGLRYSPADGIGRLRLPGRNNRLLTLKEINLKYGHYTRTPSLSANIFSIGMNLSF, via the coding sequence ATGCGGTTGCAATTAAGAGGAGTATTTTTCTTGGCTTTGCTGTCACTCGTTACGGCCAAAGTTGCTGCTCAGCGTGAAAAATCAGAAACCGATACTACTGGTTTCGAAATAAAGAAGCTGGCTGAATCAGATATCAGCCTTCTGTTCAGCTACTACACTCAGGACGGAAATAATTCACCTGTTACAGGTGGTCTGGGTACAGAGCAACTGACTGATCTGACATCCAAGGTCATTGTCAACTTGGTGCTGGATGAGAAAAACACCGTGTCTTTCGATGGCGGTTTTGACATGTATTCGTCTGCTTCAACAGACAATATTGATGACTTTGTGTCGTCTGCGTCAAGCAAAGACACCCGTGTACATGCGAATTTTGGGTATAGCCGAAAGGCCAAAAATGATTTGACATGGGGACTTAAACTTGGTGGATCAACGGAGTATGATTATAACTCTTTTCAGTTCTCTGGTTACGTCTCCAAGACCTCAAGAGATGGTAATCGAACATTTGGCTTGGCTGGGCAGGCTTTCATTGATAGATGGGAGATTATTTATCCAAGAGAGTTGAGAGACCGGCAATGGGTGACTACGGATCAAAGAAGGTCTTATAGTGTCTCAGCTAGTTTCTCTACAGTCATCAACAGGAGAGTGCAAGCAAGTATATCGGCCGATGTGGTAGCGCAGTCGGGACTCTTGAGTACGCCATTTCACAGAGTATACTTCACAAATCAGACTGAGGCTAGGGTAGAACGTTTGCCATTCAATAGACTAAAAATCCCTGTAGGACTAAGATTGAATTACTATGTGAATGACCTGTTGCTCTTAAGAAGTTATTATCGTTTTTACTGGGATGACTGGGGGATAACAGGCCATACAATCGCATTAGAAGCATCAGTGAAGCTGAACCGTTTCTTCTCGGTCTATCCGTTCTATCGATATCATACACAGTCGGAGGCCAATTACTTTGCGCCATTTGGTGAGCATACGGGTGAATTCCAGTATTACACTTCTGATTATGACTTGAGTAATCTATCGAGTCATCAGTATGGCATCGGCCTAAGGTATTCTCCCGCAGACGGAATAGGAAGATTAAGGTTGCCAGGTAGGAATAATAGACTTCTTACACTGAAGGAGATCAATCTCAAGTATGGGCATTACACACGAACCCCGAGCTTAAGCGCTAATATTTTCAGTATAGGAATGAACCTTAGTTTTTAG
- a CDS encoding DUF4266 domain-containing protein has product MNKKRLFIGLITALGFTLTQSCTSVKGYQKMYLNDQEMSLSARSIDYFCINFQSYREGASGANGGKVGGGCGCN; this is encoded by the coding sequence ATGAACAAGAAACGACTTTTTATAGGACTGATAACCGCCTTAGGCTTTACACTTACACAATCGTGTACGAGTGTAAAGGGTTATCAAAAAATGTACTTGAATGATCAGGAAATGTCGCTGAGCGCTCGCTCAATAGACTATTTCTGTATCAATTTTCAATCGTATCGTGAAGGTGCTTCAGGTGCCAACGGTGGTAAAGTTGGCGGGGGATGCGGTTGCAATTAA
- a CDS encoding FAD:protein FMN transferase, giving the protein MRLFLTVISLLICCCAALAQQPQKYHKVLELMGSRFEISAFDADAQKAWDGINAAITEISRIERLISSWDPNSQTSLINRNAGIKPIKVDNELFQLIQRAVQISRITDGAFDISYASMDRIWKFDGSMKEMPDAEIVKEARSKIGFRNIQLNPAKLEVYLKVKGMKIGFGAIGKGYAAQKAKEKMSALGIKSGVVNAAGDLIAWGKDIDGESFKVGIADPRKKNHVLSWLKVNNTSVVTSGDYERYVLFDNVRYAHIIDPRTGYPTTGIKSVTIVSANPELADALSTSVFVLGIEKGLYLINQLQGVECLVITDNDEIVTSKHLEINNKS; this is encoded by the coding sequence ATGAGACTGTTTTTGACCGTGATAAGTCTTCTGATATGCTGTTGTGCCGCCTTGGCACAACAGCCTCAGAAGTACCACAAGGTGCTGGAGTTAATGGGCTCGCGTTTTGAGATCAGCGCATTCGATGCAGATGCTCAAAAGGCCTGGGATGGCATTAATGCCGCTATTACTGAGATATCTAGAATCGAGCGATTGATCTCTTCTTGGGACCCGAATTCACAGACTTCCCTTATTAACCGAAATGCTGGAATCAAGCCAATCAAGGTAGATAATGAGCTATTCCAACTCATTCAGCGTGCTGTCCAAATATCAAGAATTACAGATGGGGCTTTCGATATATCCTATGCGTCAATGGACCGCATCTGGAAGTTTGACGGATCAATGAAAGAAATGCCTGATGCAGAAATTGTAAAAGAGGCTAGATCCAAAATTGGGTTCAGAAATATCCAATTAAATCCGGCCAAGCTTGAGGTATATCTAAAAGTGAAGGGAATGAAAATCGGGTTTGGAGCCATTGGAAAGGGCTATGCTGCTCAAAAAGCTAAAGAGAAAATGTCGGCCTTGGGGATCAAAAGTGGAGTAGTGAATGCAGCGGGAGATTTGATTGCCTGGGGCAAAGACATTGATGGCGAAAGTTTCAAAGTAGGTATTGCAGACCCGAGAAAGAAAAATCATGTTTTGTCATGGTTGAAGGTAAATAATACCTCGGTCGTTACTTCAGGAGATTACGAACGCTATGTCCTGTTTGACAATGTTCGATATGCACACATTATCGACCCCAGAACGGGTTATCCAACCACTGGAATCAAAAGTGTCACTATTGTCTCTGCAAACCCTGAGTTGGCAGATGCACTGTCTACCAGTGTCTTTGTACTCGGTATAGAAAAAGGACTTTATCTGATCAATCAATTGCAAGGAGTGGAATGCCTGGTGATTACAGATAATGATGAAATAGTAACCTCTAAGCACTTGGAAATCAACAATAAATCATGA
- a CDS encoding thioredoxin family protein, producing MKNLLTVLSLILLPFSDSVDWTFDFEAAKASAATSKKTVLVVFSGSDWCKPCIQLHKELFESDEFKAYAKDNLVLVKADFPYRKKNRLSKEQTKHNEKLASQYNPNGEFPLAVFTGASGKALGSFGFDKTKRPEDYIKEFNQYLR from the coding sequence ATGAAAAATTTACTCACCGTCCTCTCCTTAATCCTGCTACCATTCAGTGATTCCGTTGATTGGACTTTCGACTTCGAAGCGGCAAAAGCCAGTGCAGCAACATCCAAAAAGACCGTCTTGGTAGTCTTTTCAGGATCTGACTGGTGCAAGCCCTGTATACAATTACACAAAGAGCTTTTCGAGTCTGACGAGTTTAAAGCTTATGCAAAAGATAATCTGGTCTTAGTAAAGGCTGATTTTCCTTACAGGAAGAAAAACAGACTCTCAAAAGAACAGACCAAGCATAACGAAAAACTCGCGAGTCAATACAACCCCAATGGTGAGTTTCCTCTAGCGGTTTTCACAGGTGCCAGTGGAAAAGCCCTGGGAAGTTTTGGATTCGATAAGACCAAGCGTCCTGAAGATTACATCAAGGAATTCAACCAATATTTGAGATGA